In the Bacillus sp. HSf4 genome, TAAAATCAGATACAGCGCCATCTTTCCCAATTCATTCATTAAAGTTATGAATATAACCTTCCAATTCAGAGGCAGTCATCGAATATTCTAATTCAGCAAGCCCCTTATCTAAAGCTTTTTTATCAACAACTTTCATTAACTTTTTACCATTGTCATCAACATATGTATGTAGGTGTTTCATTATTAATTCAGCCGCTTCGAAGTCTTTATCGCTCCATAAATCACTGACGGTTTTTGATGATGTAGCTTTAGCAATAAACGGACCCGAAAAAGTCGTTATTGCAAGTATAAGAATCAGAAAAAAGCATTTTTTAACATTCAACCATTCAATCCTAATTTTGCATTTCAATTGGTATTTCATTGCCATGCTAACATAATTAAGAAAATCCTCGCAATATCAAAAATTAGGAGCATTTAAAAAAATACATTGATAAAAATCCCATGCTTCTTTCTGCGATCTTTTAGAAAAAAATGATCTTATTTTTTTAATATCCTATTCTACATTTATATTTTCTCACAGAAGCTTTTATCCTCATTTCGATAACCAAAATACGCTGCTGATTGTATCATCACTTACACGGATAACCTCTAATACTCAATGAAATCAGCAAGAGGAAGCCAGATTTCATTTTCCGGCTTCCTCTATGTCATTTTAAAAAACAAGAAATCACTTTATGCTGCTGGATATAAACATTGAAGCATCTTGATCCATAAAAATACGATGGCCGTGATAGAATGTCTTCATTTCAGTTGATTTAAATCCAACATCGGATAATCTTTTTTTCAATTCTTCGTGCGAAAAACCGCTGTGAACTTTCGGATGTTGAATTTTATCGTTTTTGTCAAAATCAATAATCAAGAGCTTGCCGCCATTATTTAAAACACCGAACAATTCTTGTAAAATTTTATTCGTATCCGGAATATGAAGAAGGACGAGTGACATTAAAACGATGTCTGCCTTCAGTTCAGGAGTTTCTTCGGTAAAATCTGAATAAAGCACTTTTGCGTTGGCAATTCCTTTGCGAGAAATTTTAGCTTTCGCCACCTCCAACATTTGTTTTGATGAATCGACCAACAAAATAGAGTGTACTAAATCTGATAATTCTAAACTAATGAGACCAGTACCACTCCCATAGTCGATTAAAGATTTTGATTGACTATTTCGCAATTCCGGTCTTACTTCATTCACGATCACTTTTGCTATTTCAATTCTTTCTTCTGTATCATATCGTTTTGCCATCTGTTCAAAAACGTTATGTTCCATATTCCACTCCCTATTTTTATTTAAAAATAAAGCTACATCGTGGTCATTATAGCTTGAGGTGCTCCACTCAGGACTTATGGGCGGATTCTATTTGCTCTTTTGAGCAAGGATATAAAACCATACAATTTTGTCAGCTTGCGGCCCGTTGAAAAAAAGCCGCACCGGTATACTGCCAAGCTGACGGAAAATATCCCAGACATCCTCATGAAATATCCTGCCTGAAAGGCCTTCAAACGAAGCCAAATCAGCTGATCACTACTTTTGTTTTTTCAGGTATGTTTTCATAAATCCATTTTGCATCTGGAATCGCAAGCCTGATGCATCCATGGGAAGCTTTTTTTCCTAATTTTTTTGCTTCCTTTTCAATGACCTTCTTATCTTTGGTGAATGGTACGCTATGAAATAAGAATTCACCATGATTTTTCCATGAAACCCAATACTCTGCACCTTCCTGATATTTTGGGGAGAAAAACCACTCACCTCGTTCAGGCTCTACATAATATGTACCCTTTGGTGTTGAATCATCCTCTGTTTGATCAAGACCTGAGGAAATATTCATCGTGTAGATTGTTTGACTTCCATCTTTGATGTAGGCCTCCTGTTTTTTTGTAGACACATCAATCCAGATAGAATCTTTATTTTTAATGGCAGGGTATTTTCCGTCTGAAGGTTTTGTCCAGTCGATTTCTTTTTTCTCCATTTTTGTTTTTACATTGTTAGATGTTTCTGTTGATGACGTATCAGCAGGCTTGCTTACTTCAGCGTTCACCTGTTCCATTTCAGCTTTTGACTTTGAACAAGCTGCCATCATGCCAACCAGAGATACAGAAGCTACTAATATTAATCCAATTCGCCGTTTATGCTTCATATGAAGTCTTTCCTCCTTGCTTCCCCATATAAATCTTAAACATTACGATTTAGATTGTAGCTTAGTGTATCATTTTTTGTCAAAGCACAAGGCCATTCAAAAAGCTCAGGCTTCATTCAAACTCGGAGCATCTTCATTTCCATGCTTCTCTAAAACTCGTTTTAATCCAAGCACTGCCGGCACTTTAGTCAATTGTTGTCGT is a window encoding:
- a CDS encoding methyltransferase domain-containing protein — its product is MEHNVFEQMAKRYDTEERIEIAKVIVNEVRPELRNSQSKSLIDYGSGTGLISLELSDLVHSILLVDSSKQMLEVAKAKISRKGIANAKVLYSDFTEETPELKADIVLMSLVLLHIPDTNKILQELFGVLNNGGKLLIIDFDKNDKIQHPKVHSGFSHEELKKRLSDVGFKSTEMKTFYHGHRIFMDQDASMFISSSIK
- a CDS encoding L,D-transpeptidase, whose translation is MKHKRRIGLILVASVSLVGMMAACSKSKAEMEQVNAEVSKPADTSSTETSNNVKTKMEKKEIDWTKPSDGKYPAIKNKDSIWIDVSTKKQEAYIKDGSQTIYTMNISSGLDQTEDDSTPKGTYYVEPERGEWFFSPKYQEGAEYWVSWKNHGEFLFHSVPFTKDKKVIEKEAKKLGKKASHGCIRLAIPDAKWIYENIPEKTKVVIS